A genomic segment from Pseudoalteromonas aliena SW19 encodes:
- a CDS encoding class I SAM-dependent methyltransferase: MVIQCAFKECRPYLNELETRFGLAQWAEQSNGFSLHYDDSGLSLYKTDEPKLGAINVDFVTGAAAHRRKFGGGKGQAIAKAVGLNKGATPVVLDATAGLGRDGFVLASLGCNVILHERHPVVAALLYDGLQRAYNDIEIGSWMKQSMSLIFGSSHTLLSQCESIPDVVYLDPMFPHREKSALVKKEMRVFQELVGADTDADDLLEFAYPLASKRVVVKRPDYAPFLNDQTPSMQIKTKKNRFDVYVKAAMV; this comes from the coding sequence GTGGTTATTCAGTGTGCTTTTAAAGAGTGTCGCCCTTATTTAAATGAGTTAGAAACACGTTTTGGTTTGGCTCAGTGGGCAGAACAAAGCAATGGTTTTAGCCTACATTATGACGATAGTGGCTTGAGTTTATATAAAACAGATGAACCCAAATTAGGCGCAATCAATGTTGATTTTGTAACCGGTGCAGCGGCACATAGACGTAAGTTTGGTGGGGGGAAAGGCCAAGCAATTGCAAAAGCGGTTGGCTTAAACAAAGGGGCAACGCCCGTTGTGCTTGATGCAACAGCAGGCTTAGGTCGTGATGGTTTTGTACTTGCGTCACTAGGGTGCAACGTTATATTGCATGAACGTCATCCCGTAGTGGCCGCGTTATTGTATGATGGTTTACAGCGCGCTTATAACGACATAGAAATTGGCTCATGGATGAAGCAAAGTATGAGCCTCATATTTGGTTCGAGCCATACGTTACTATCGCAATGTGAAAGCATCCCTGATGTAGTTTATTTAGATCCTATGTTCCCGCATCGTGAAAAATCAGCTCTTGTTAAAAAAGAAATGCGTGTATTCCAAGAGCTTGTTGGTGCAGATACCGACGCCGACGATTTACTCGAATTCGCCTACCCACTCGCCAGTAAACGCGTAGTCGTAAAGCGCCCCGATTACGCCCCATTTTTAAATGATCAAACCCCAAGTATGCAAATTAAAACTAAAAAAAATCGCTTTGATGTGTATGTAAAAGCGGCAATGGTTTAA
- a CDS encoding IscS subfamily cysteine desulfurase — translation MKLPIYLDYAATTPVDERVAKEMMQCLTMDGKFGNPASRSHRFGWQAEEAVDQARNDIADLINADPREIVFTSGATESNNLAIKGAAQFYKKKGKHVITAKTEHKAVIDTCRELERQGFEVTYMDVEENGLLDLQKLADTMRDDTVLVSIMHVNNELGVIQDIATIGEMCRERKIMFHVDAAQSAGKVLIDIQQLKVDFMSFSAHKAYGPKGVGALYVRRKPRARLEAQMHGGGHERGMRSGTLATHQLVGMGTAFRIAKEDFEKDYAHISALRKRLIDGIMSDMDEVYFNGTQDQSVPGIINISFNFVEGESLLMAVKDIAVSSGSACTSASLEPSYVLRALGRNDELAHSSIRFSIGRFTTEEEIDYTVELMKNSIGRLREMSPLWEMHQEGIDLDSVEWAHH, via the coding sequence ATGAAGTTACCGATTTATTTAGATTACGCAGCGACCACGCCTGTTGACGAACGTGTTGCTAAAGAAATGATGCAATGCCTGACAATGGACGGTAAATTTGGTAACCCTGCGTCACGTTCACACCGTTTTGGTTGGCAAGCAGAAGAAGCCGTTGACCAAGCGCGTAATGATATTGCGGATTTAATTAATGCAGACCCACGTGAAATAGTTTTCACTTCGGGTGCAACTGAATCAAATAACCTTGCTATTAAAGGTGCCGCACAGTTTTACAAAAAGAAAGGTAAGCACGTTATTACCGCTAAAACTGAGCACAAAGCGGTTATCGACACATGCCGTGAGCTTGAGCGCCAAGGTTTTGAAGTAACGTATATGGACGTTGAAGAAAATGGCCTACTTGATCTGCAAAAACTAGCCGATACAATGCGTGATGACACCGTACTAGTAAGTATCATGCACGTTAATAACGAGCTAGGTGTAATTCAAGATATCGCAACTATTGGCGAAATGTGCCGTGAACGTAAAATCATGTTCCACGTAGATGCAGCACAAAGTGCGGGTAAAGTACTTATCGACATACAACAGCTTAAAGTTGATTTTATGTCGTTCTCTGCACACAAAGCGTACGGTCCTAAAGGTGTTGGTGCACTTTACGTTCGTCGTAAACCACGTGCTCGCCTTGAAGCGCAAATGCACGGTGGCGGACATGAACGCGGTATGCGCTCTGGTACGCTTGCTACTCACCAATTAGTGGGTATGGGGACTGCATTTAGAATCGCCAAAGAAGATTTTGAAAAAGATTACGCACACATCAGTGCATTACGTAAACGTCTAATTGACGGCATTATGTCTGATATGGACGAAGTATACTTTAACGGCACACAAGACCAATCAGTACCAGGTATTATAAACATCAGCTTTAACTTTGTTGAAGGTGAGTCGTTACTTATGGCAGTAAAAGACATTGCAGTATCGTCAGGTTCAGCCTGTACATCTGCAAGCTTAGAGCCTTCTTATGTACTGCGTGCACTTGGCCGTAACGACGAATTAGCACATAGCTCAATTCGTTTTAGTATTGGTCGCTTTACTACCGAAGAAGAGATTGATTACACCGTTGAATTAATGAAAAACTCTATCGGTCGCCTACGTGAAATGTCTCCACTTTGGGAGATGCATCAAGAAGGTATTGATTTAGATTCAGTTGAATGGGCCCACCACTAA
- the iscR gene encoding Fe-S cluster assembly transcriptional regulator IscR, with translation MKLTSKGRYAVTAMLDVALHTGVGPVALADISQRQEISLSYLEQLFARLRKNGLVSSVRGPGGGYLLGRETNVISVGDIISAVDESVDATRCQGADTGCQSGMRCLTHNLWSDLSARIEEFLNNITLAELVEKSDVKEIASRQDNSINNAIKQLENIQVSCQL, from the coding sequence ATGAAGTTAACATCAAAAGGCAGATATGCCGTTACAGCGATGCTGGATGTTGCACTGCACACAGGTGTAGGTCCTGTAGCCCTTGCTGATATTTCACAGCGACAAGAAATTTCTTTGTCATACCTTGAACAATTATTTGCCCGTTTACGTAAAAATGGCTTAGTAAGTTCTGTTCGTGGGCCTGGTGGTGGTTATTTACTAGGGCGAGAAACGAACGTTATTTCTGTTGGCGATATTATTAGCGCCGTAGACGAATCGGTCGATGCAACACGTTGCCAAGGTGCCGATACCGGCTGTCAGAGTGGCATGCGTTGTTTAACACATAATTTGTGGTCAGATTTAAGCGCACGTATAGAAGAATTTTTAAACAATATTACCCTTGCTGAATTGGTGGAAAAGTCAGATGTGAAAGAAATAGCATCGCGCCAAGATAACAGTATTAATAATGCAATCAAGCAGTTGGAAAACATTCAAGTAAGCTGTCAACTTTAA
- the trmJ gene encoding tRNA (cytosine(32)/uridine(32)-2'-O)-methyltransferase TrmJ — translation MILDDIRVVLVNTSHSGNIGSAARAMKTMGLSKLYLVDPACEIDSHASALSAGASDVLGNAVIVGTVEEAIADCALTIGTSARSRTLSWPMVEPRECGEKLVAEAVDGPVALVFGRENSGLSNDELQLCNYHVCIPANPEYSSLNLAMAVQTLCYETRMAFLNQQPKKVEEDDTVYPSSKQTELFYDHLEDTLFKTGFIIKQHPGIVMTKLRRLFNRARPEDAEMNILRGILTSINKSIPK, via the coding sequence ATGATCTTAGATGATATTCGCGTTGTTTTAGTTAACACATCACACTCAGGCAATATTGGCTCAGCAGCTCGCGCCATGAAAACCATGGGTTTATCAAAACTTTATTTAGTTGACCCCGCATGTGAAATAGACAGCCACGCGAGTGCTTTGTCTGCAGGTGCCAGTGATGTTTTAGGCAATGCAGTTATTGTTGGGACTGTTGAAGAAGCGATTGCCGATTGTGCATTAACAATTGGCACCAGTGCGCGCTCACGTACGCTTTCTTGGCCTATGGTTGAACCACGTGAATGTGGTGAAAAACTGGTTGCAGAAGCTGTAGATGGCCCTGTAGCACTTGTGTTTGGTCGTGAAAACAGTGGTTTAAGCAACGATGAATTACAGCTTTGTAATTACCATGTATGCATCCCTGCGAATCCTGAATATAGCTCGCTTAACTTAGCGATGGCAGTGCAAACGTTGTGCTACGAAACACGCATGGCGTTTTTAAATCAACAGCCTAAAAAGGTTGAAGAGGATGACACAGTTTACCCGAGTTCAAAACAAACAGAGCTATTTTACGATCACCTTGAAGATACACTGTTTAAAACTGGCTTCATAATAAAACAGCACCCAGGTATTGTAATGACAAAGCTACGTCGCTTATTTAACCGTGCTCGTCCAGAAGATGCCGAAATGAACATTTTACGCGGTATTCTCACCTCAATTAATAAGTCTATCCCTAAGTAA
- a CDS encoding response regulator, whose amino-acid sequence MAKLILAIDDDKLVHHIIEESLAGFCKIIHAKDGDEGLRLTKKYKPDIILLDIEMPGKSGFDVCQVIKKNEQTKDIPVMFLSSNIELADRVKGYSAGASDYIAKPFNAQELMARIKVLYEYRQQGIKLKNDVEHAEKTAQIAMTESGDMGRIMRFVGQSYHANNFQLLSEYFLAFFTPFNLDVVVVFWYKSQGIFYSLQSAVCPLEQELLEQHRYAQRFVDVGASTIINYPKVSLLIKNMPVDDSAKFGRYKDLFPHILEITNEKAITIQNNENSYEQAAQIGIALEDIVKQLVSQNQAQNSITKQFIEQLHELDCAIKLQKESDKLCDLTPYFIKLDQTMQLFTSANSDLAFIKCQLKQINETRNELLASLRSNAGELVLQNTTENNDIELF is encoded by the coding sequence ATGGCAAAGCTAATATTGGCAATTGATGACGATAAGTTGGTTCACCATATAATTGAGGAGTCTTTAGCAGGTTTTTGTAAAATTATTCATGCCAAAGATGGTGATGAAGGCTTAAGACTCACAAAAAAATACAAGCCAGATATTATCTTACTCGATATAGAAATGCCGGGTAAATCAGGTTTTGACGTTTGCCAAGTCATTAAAAAAAATGAGCAGACCAAAGACATCCCCGTTATGTTTCTATCATCCAATATCGAGTTGGCTGATCGTGTAAAAGGTTACAGTGCTGGTGCATCTGACTATATAGCTAAGCCTTTTAATGCTCAAGAATTGATGGCGCGCATAAAGGTGCTTTATGAATATCGTCAACAAGGCATAAAGTTAAAAAATGATGTAGAGCATGCAGAAAAAACGGCCCAAATAGCCATGACTGAATCCGGAGATATGGGGCGAATAATGCGTTTTGTTGGGCAAAGTTACCATGCTAATAATTTTCAATTATTAAGCGAATATTTTTTAGCATTTTTTACTCCTTTCAATTTAGATGTCGTGGTTGTGTTTTGGTACAAAAGCCAAGGCATATTCTATAGCTTACAAAGTGCGGTGTGCCCATTAGAGCAAGAATTGCTAGAACAACATAGGTATGCGCAGCGGTTTGTTGATGTTGGTGCCAGCACCATTATTAACTACCCTAAAGTATCATTACTGATAAAAAATATGCCCGTTGACGATAGTGCTAAATTTGGACGTTACAAAGATTTGTTTCCGCATATTTTGGAGATCACCAATGAAAAAGCGATCACCATACAAAATAATGAAAATAGCTACGAACAGGCCGCGCAAATAGGCATTGCGCTTGAAGATATAGTAAAACAATTAGTTTCTCAGAATCAGGCACAAAACAGTATTACTAAACAGTTTATAGAACAATTACATGAGCTTGATTGTGCAATTAAACTGCAAAAAGAAAGTGATAAGCTTTGTGACTTAACACCCTACTTTATCAAGCTAGATCAAACTATGCAGCTATTTACTTCTGCTAATAGCGATTTAGCATTTATTAAATGTCAGCTTAAGCAAATTAATGAAACTCGCAATGAGTTACTCGCTAGCTTGCGTAGTAACGCTGGTGAACTTGTCTTACAAAATACCACTGAAAATAATGATATAGAGCTATTTTAG